The following proteins come from a genomic window of Halodesulfovibrio sp.:
- the fliE gene encoding flagellar hook-basal body complex protein FliE — protein sequence MSIQNVGMKAYSEALNNFATGNKKVQQSTASEEKPSTSFLETVEASVKKVNDMQQEKAVMVESFASGEQQNVHELMITLQKASVAMNLTSAVRNKVLSAYNEISKMQF from the coding sequence ATGTCTATTCAGAATGTTGGAATGAAAGCATATTCCGAAGCATTAAATAATTTTGCCACTGGCAACAAAAAGGTGCAGCAGTCCACTGCATCCGAAGAAAAGCCAAGCACATCCTTTTTGGAAACTGTTGAAGCATCTGTGAAGAAAGTAAACGACATGCAGCAGGAAAAAGCTGTTATGGTTGAGTCTTTTGCCTCAGGTGAACAGCAAAACGTACACGAACTTATGATTACGTTGCAAAAAGCAAGTGTAGCTATGAACCTTACGTCTGCCGTGCGTAACAAAGTTCTTAGCGCATACAACGAAATCAGCAAAATGCAGTTCTAG
- the flgC gene encoding flagellar basal body rod protein FlgC: protein MDFMTALDIGASALSTERTSMNIISMNLANAKTTRTPEGGPYRRKTVVLQATEVDHPFSKQMQSAMDRDLRGVRVQQVAQDDRPLKRVYEPGHPDANEEGYVFYPDINVVEEMASMMTAQRSYEANISSMDAVKTMYNKALELGRG from the coding sequence ATGGATTTCATGACAGCACTCGATATCGGAGCTTCTGCGCTCAGTACTGAGCGTACAAGCATGAACATTATTTCAATGAACCTTGCAAACGCTAAAACAACACGCACACCGGAAGGTGGTCCTTACAGACGTAAGACTGTTGTGTTGCAAGCAACTGAAGTTGATCATCCTTTCAGCAAGCAGATGCAGTCTGCAATGGATAGAGACCTGCGTGGCGTACGTGTACAGCAGGTTGCTCAGGATGACCGCCCGCTGAAGCGTGTTTACGAGCCGGGGCATCCGGACGCTAATGAGGAAGGATACGTTTTTTATCCGGACATTAACGTTGTTGAAGAAATGGCAAGCATGATGACTGCCCAGCGCAGCTACGAAGCAAACATTTCCTCAATGGATGCTGTCAAAACTATGTATAACAAAGCGTTAGAGCTTGGTCGCGGCTAA
- the flgB gene encoding flagellar basal body rod protein FlgB, translating into MKGLFETHTLLSAKVMDMQLQRQNVVMSNMANIKTPGYLARRVKFEEDLQKALNIDGRGKMTRTAGNHVPAAFDPKNFGPEWEKKMPLRVVHGEDRVDMDKEMAIMAKNTMRYNTLATVVKSNFDGMKNVISSGAK; encoded by the coding sequence ATGAAAGGTTTATTTGAAACTCATACACTGCTCAGTGCAAAAGTTATGGACATGCAGTTGCAGCGTCAGAATGTTGTCATGAGTAACATGGCTAACATTAAGACCCCGGGGTATCTCGCTCGTAGGGTGAAATTTGAAGAAGATCTTCAAAAAGCGCTGAATATTGATGGTCGTGGCAAAATGACCCGTACTGCCGGTAACCATGTTCCGGCGGCGTTTGATCCGAAAAACTTCGGTCCTGAATGGGAAAAGAAAATGCCGCTTCGTGTTGTTCACGGTGAAGACCGCGTGGACATGGATAAAGAAATGGCAATTATGGCTAAAAACACCATGCGCTACAACACACTGGCAACAGTGGTAAAAAGCAATTTTGACGGAATGAAAAACGTCATTTCAAGTGGAGCTAAATAA